A stretch of the Panulirus ornatus isolate Po-2019 chromosome 10, ASM3632096v1, whole genome shotgun sequence genome encodes the following:
- the LOC139750893 gene encoding uncharacterized protein: MPGSQSPAVTEVPTENSSRVSEGVNGIASLAVLALDGDSTHFAGQGTTADSEGGTRLASPIDGGGTPHSPTHPTDGLPLILATSARQGHFSGRYGHQPCLLETCDCEAVPATY; this comes from the exons ATGCCGGGGTCACAATCCCCGGCAGTAACTGAG GTGCCTACAGAAAATTCGAGCAGAGTCAGCGAAGGGGTGAATGGTATTGCCTCTCTGGCCGTCCTAGCCCTGGATGGGGACTCTACTCACTTTGCTGGTCAAGGAACCACGGCTGATTCCGAGGGGGGCACACGTCTTGCGTCACCCATcgacggaggaggaacaccccATTCTCCGACACACCCGACTGATGGCTTGCCTCTTATCCTGGCAACGTCTGCGAGACAGGGGCATTTCTCAGGCAGGTACGGACATCAACCTTGCCTCCTGGAGACCTGCGACTGCGAGGCAGTACCAGCCACATATTAA